A genomic region of Sarcophilus harrisii chromosome 6, mSarHar1.11, whole genome shotgun sequence contains the following coding sequences:
- the LOC100924780 gene encoding olfactory receptor 8J1-like: MFQGNISHLTTFVLIGVSEHPELQLPLFFIFFAIYGVTVTGNMGIITLTSIDSQLQTPMYFFLRHLAIINLGNSTVIAPQMLVNFLLEKKTISYYGCIIQHAGFIVFIVAETFMLAVMAYDRYVAICNPLLYMVVVSRKVCILLVALTYIYSFSTSVTITSYVFSMSYCSSNVINHFYCDNIPLLALSCSATHIPETIVYICAATNLFISMTIVLVSYFQIILAILRIRSAAGRWKAFSTCASHITAVTVFYGTLLFMYVQPQSNHSLDTDKVASVFYTLVIPMLNPMIYSLRNKDVKEALRRVLTNLCQTFKNI, from the coding sequence ATGTTTCAAGGAAATATCTCCCACTTAACCACATTTGTTCTCATTGGAGTCTCAGAGCATCCAGAACTTCAACTtcccctcttcttcatcttctttgcaATCTACGGAGTGACAGTGACTGGAAATATGGGCATCATCACACTCACTAGTATAGATTCTCAACTTCAAACTCCCATGTACTTTTTCCTCAGACACTTGGCAATCATCAATCTTGGCAATTCTACTGTCATTGCTCCCCAGATGCTGGTTAATTTCTTGCTGGAGAAGAAAACCATTTCCTACTATGGATGTATAATCCAACATGCAGGCTTCATAGTTTTCATAGTTGCTGAAACTTTCATGTTGGCTGTGATGGCCTATGATCGTTATGTGGCTATTTGTAATCCCTTATTATACATGGTTGTGGTATCACGGAAGGTTTGCATCCTACTTGTTGCTCTTACATACATTTATAGCTTCTCAACATCAGTGACAATTACCTCTTATGTTTTCTCAATGTCCTACTGTTCTTCTAATGTCATTAATCATTTTTACTGTGACAATATCCCTTTGTTAGCTTTATCTTGCTCTGCTACTCATATACCAGAGACTATAGTTTATATTTGTGCAGCTACCAATCTCTTCATTTCCATGACAATTGTCCTGGTGTCCTATTTCCAGATCATCTTGGCCATCCTGAGGATACGTTCAGCAGCAGGAAGATGGAAAGCTTTCTCTACTTGTGCTTCCCACATAACAGCTGTCACTGTTTTCTATGGGACACTTCTTTTTATGTATGTGCAGCCCCAGTCAAACCATTCCTTAGATACTGATAAAGTGGCTTCAGTGTTTTATACGCTAGTAATCCCTATGTTGAATCCTATGATCTATAGTCTAAGAAATAAGGATGTAAAGGAGGCTCTGAGGAGAGTCCTCACCAACCTTtgccaaacttttaaaaacatatag
- the LOC100924514 gene encoding olfactory receptor 8J1-like codes for MFQGNLSQVTTFILTGVSEHPELQLPLFFIFLAIYGVTVTGNVGIITLTSIDSQLQTPMYFFLRHLAIINLGNSTVIAPQMLVNFLLEKKTISYYGCIIQHAGFLVFIVAEVFMLAAMAYDRYVAICNPLLYMVVVSRKVCILLVIIIYIYGFSISLTITSSVFSMSYCSSNVINHFYCDNIPLLALSCSATHIPVTIVYITAATNLFVSLTIILVSYFQIILAILRIRSAEGRWKAFSTCASHMTAVTIFYGTLLFMYVQPQSNHSLDTDKMASVFYTLVIPMLNPLIYSLRNKDVKEALKRVLTNSCQTCKNM; via the coding sequence ATGTTTCAAGGAAATCTCTCCCAAGTGACCACATTCATCCTCACTGGAGTCTCAGAACATCCAGAGCTTCAGCTtcccctcttcttcatcttcttagCAATCTATGGAGTGACCGTGACTGGAAATGTGGGTATCATCACACTCACTAGTATAGATTCTCAACTTCAAACTCCCATGTACTTTTTCCTCAGACACTTGGCAATCATCAATCTTGGCAATTCCACTGTCATTGCTCCCCAGATGCTGGTAAATTTCTTGCTGGAGAAGAAAACCATTTCCTACTATGGGTGTATAATCCAACATGCAGGCTTCTTAGTTTTCATAGTTGCTGAGGTTTTCATGTTGGCTGCTATGGCTTATGACCGCTATGTGGCTATTTGTAATCCCCTCTTATATATGGTTGTGGTATCACGGAAGGTTTGCATCCTACTTGTCatcatcatatatatttatggCTTCTCAATATCACTGACAATCACCTCTTCTGTTTTCTCAATGTCTTACTGTTCCTCCAATGTCATTAATCATTTTTACTGTGATAATATCCCTTTGTTAGCTTTATCTTGCTCTGCTACTCATATACCAGTGACTATAGTCTATATCACTGCAGCTACCAATCTCTTCGTTTCCTTGACAATTATCCTGGTGTCCTACTTCCAGATCATCTTGGCCATCCTGAGGATACGTTCAGCAGAAGGGAGATGGAAAGCCTTTTCCACTTGTGCTTCCCACATGACAGCTGTCACTATTTTCTATGGGACACTCCTTTTTATGTATGTGCAGCCCCAGTCAAACCATTCCTTAGATACTGATAAAATGGCTTCAGTGTTTTATACACTAGTAATCCCTATGTTGAATCCTTTAATATATAGTCTGAGGAACAAGGATGTGAAAGAGGCTCTGAAGAGAGTTCTTACTAACTCTTGCCAAACTTGTAAAAACATGtaa